One window of Cydia pomonella isolate Wapato2018A chromosome 5, ilCydPomo1, whole genome shotgun sequence genomic DNA carries:
- the LOC133518029 gene encoding CBY1-interacting BAR domain-containing protein 1-A isoform X1: MFRGDNSHSLSYEQQAKFIQERITNVEKNFGELCVAFGDYARRTARLRDQGDELAKVLKEYANNEIVNKSLSAGLENLSITLTAIEEYRNCEVQRLEAKVIGELCQYEAICKHAREEVKHTMNVREKELARKKVLDKTRERQPFNRQQVTYAESELLKASAEMSRTAKGLSEQTEFFERRKLQQLKALLSDFMLIELNFHAKALELLTVAHQQVADINDKADLDLLTGLSEDSEPTNFRRKLRSPEKQVSTGVSARSSSLASLLQPSPARDDNPANMRRLRTPEKHGASTLPRASSLAALMNSKQEEETTDSDESEEGTSSEETESR; this comes from the exons ATGTTTAGAGGTGATAATTCTCACTCCTTAAGCTATGAACAACAAGCAAAGTTTATTCAAGAACGAATTACTAATGTCGAAAAAAACTTTGGGGAATTGTGCGTTGCGTTTGGTGATTATGCCAGGAGAACGGCAAG ACTACGGGATCAAGGCGACGAGCTTGCTAAGGTCCTCAAGGAATACGCCAACAATGAAATAGTCAATAAGTCATTAAGTGCTGGTCTTGAAAACCTATCAATAACTCTGACCGCTATAGAGGAATATAGAAATTGCGAAGTACAACGATTAGAAGCCAAG GTCATTGGAGAGCTTTGTCAGTACGAGGCAATATGCAAGCACGCGAGAGAGGAGGTGAAGCACACTATGAACGTGAGAGAGAAAGAACTGGCCAGGAAGAAGGTTCTGGACAAAACCCGGGAACGGCAACCCTTTAACAGACAGCAAGTG ACGTATGCGGAATCCGAGCTTCTAAAAGCATCAGCGGAGATGTCCCGCACCGCGAAGGGTCTGAGCGAGCAGACGGAGTTCTTCGAGCGCCGCAAGCTACAGCAGCTGAAGGCGCTCCTCAGCGACTTCATGCTCATCGAGCTGAATTTCCACGCCAAGGCGCTGGAGCTGCTGACGGTGGCGCATCAGCAGGTCGCTGACATCAACGATAAGGCGGATCTCGAT CTTCTAACAGGTCTCTCGGAAGATTCGGAACCAACG AACTTCAGAAGGAAGCTGCGGTCTCCAGAAAAGCAAGTAAGCACCGGAGTGTCGGCGCGCTCTTCGTCGCTCGCGTCGCTGCTGCAGCCCTCGCCTGCTCGAGACGACAACCCCGCG AACATGCGGAGATTGCGAACCCCAGAGAAGCACGGGGCGTCCACGCTGCCTCGGGCGTCTTCACTGGCGGCCCTCATGAACTCTAAGCAGGAAGAGGAAACCACG
- the LOC133518029 gene encoding CBY1-interacting BAR domain-containing protein 1 isoform X2 yields the protein MFRGDNSHSLSYEQQAKFIQERITNVEKNFGELCVAFGDYARRTARLRDQGDELAKVLKEYANNEIVNKSLSAGLENLSITLTAIEEYRNCEVQRLEAKVIGELCQYEAICKHAREEVKHTMNVREKELARKKVLDKTRERQPFNRQQVTYAESELLKASAEMSRTAKGLSEQTEFFERRKLQQLKALLSDFMLIELNFHAKALELLTVAHQQVADINDKADLDNFRRKLRSPEKQVSTGVSARSSSLASLLQPSPARDDNPANMRRLRTPEKHGASTLPRASSLAALMNSKQEEETTDSDESEEGTSSEETESR from the exons ATGTTTAGAGGTGATAATTCTCACTCCTTAAGCTATGAACAACAAGCAAAGTTTATTCAAGAACGAATTACTAATGTCGAAAAAAACTTTGGGGAATTGTGCGTTGCGTTTGGTGATTATGCCAGGAGAACGGCAAG ACTACGGGATCAAGGCGACGAGCTTGCTAAGGTCCTCAAGGAATACGCCAACAATGAAATAGTCAATAAGTCATTAAGTGCTGGTCTTGAAAACCTATCAATAACTCTGACCGCTATAGAGGAATATAGAAATTGCGAAGTACAACGATTAGAAGCCAAG GTCATTGGAGAGCTTTGTCAGTACGAGGCAATATGCAAGCACGCGAGAGAGGAGGTGAAGCACACTATGAACGTGAGAGAGAAAGAACTGGCCAGGAAGAAGGTTCTGGACAAAACCCGGGAACGGCAACCCTTTAACAGACAGCAAGTG ACGTATGCGGAATCCGAGCTTCTAAAAGCATCAGCGGAGATGTCCCGCACCGCGAAGGGTCTGAGCGAGCAGACGGAGTTCTTCGAGCGCCGCAAGCTACAGCAGCTGAAGGCGCTCCTCAGCGACTTCATGCTCATCGAGCTGAATTTCCACGCCAAGGCGCTGGAGCTGCTGACGGTGGCGCATCAGCAGGTCGCTGACATCAACGATAAGGCGGATCTCGAT AACTTCAGAAGGAAGCTGCGGTCTCCAGAAAAGCAAGTAAGCACCGGAGTGTCGGCGCGCTCTTCGTCGCTCGCGTCGCTGCTGCAGCCCTCGCCTGCTCGAGACGACAACCCCGCG AACATGCGGAGATTGCGAACCCCAGAGAAGCACGGGGCGTCCACGCTGCCTCGGGCGTCTTCACTGGCGGCCCTCATGAACTCTAAGCAGGAAGAGGAAACCACG
- the LOC133518026 gene encoding vasorin encodes MGVGMRVSWLRPWVRVVVAAATLAQALGTCPWEPVPALQAACVCAVNLARDLSVQCDQVDFAVLLKALNSSARNIPIDLLYINNSTIPALTDGMFTHLKIHNVQISGCKITRIDDDAFRGQGPHLKNLNLQDNELYEVPVKAFKILTNLSLLDISKNRITYIENHSFITLRKLTTLKISDNNVTLAPHALTGLENSLKNLNLKGTKQKSVPECIRGLRSLAFLDLSQNSIRELPGPEGKRTFEGLDSLTALNLERNLIVTLKEDAFAGIKTTLSSLSLLNNLLPEFPAAAIGTLTELRVLDIGFNLLNKLPGNAFGSNPSITLLALDGNPLPTVPAEALSHLNHTLRGLSIGGRFLNCDCRLRWIIEWIRDGELQVTSRERNPQFCGHPPQFRERGFYSFQPNELVCEHETTATPEESTTPQRQINDWKISQTTSTTARSTTTSTTTTTTTAATSPVTTTSSEATSKAPVTTTGASRPRLPPAVRPASPTWRHAPHQRPPLVMNFPQKPKVDDSNEVIVKNAYRQDNSVIIQWDSDVANILGFRVVYRLFGDKSFKQGPPLEASEREFKIKNVPSQECIVVCVISLEEVHVSPETVPYSQCREVRTVSAAASNMDKITIAASAAICGTIVVAVLVFAAASRRRARTVHRLHNDKLPGACCGALGTPSPGGPLSSLATLGAFGKQREWDQVSAYSARSIPRARTYTEPAPPDPLPGRPGRARSLADGQSQHSYAPSARYGMPGYPGSLLGSRTDLRQSRQSLGAASERASRLSLSGAAGGATGGTGNSRRRPRSRSRPASRYSVGSLGMGYCDTSDNWTDHDMDIYMARNPTTRGGLVPL; translated from the exons GGAGTGGGAATGCGCGTCTCATGGCTACGGCCGTGGGTGCGCGTGGTGGTGGCGGCGGCGACGCTGGCACAGGCGCTCGGCACGTGCCCATGGGAGCCTGTGCCCGCGCTGCAGGCCGCCTGCGTGTGCGCCGTCAACCTCGCCAGGGACTTGTCCGTGCAGTGCGACCAG GTGGACTTCGCTGTGCTATTAAAAGCACTGAATTCGAGCGCAAGAAACATTCCAATAGACTTATTGTACATCAACAATTCAACAATACCGGCGCTCACGGATGGCATGTTTACGCACTTAAAGATTCACAACGTTCAAATTTCCGGTTGCAAAATCACCCGAATCGACGACGACGCCTTTCGCGGGCAAGGCCCTCATCTGAAGAATTTGAACTTGCAAGATAACGAGTTGTATGAAGTGCCAGTTAAAGCTTTTAAGATATTAACAAATCTTTCGCTGCTTGACATCTCAAAGAATCGCATCACTTACATAGAGAACCATTCGTTTATAACATTGCGAAAACtgacaacattaaaaatatcagACAACAACGTCACGCTGGCGCCACATGCGCTGACTGGTCTGGAAAATTCGctaaaaaatttaaatcttaaagGAACTAAACAAAAAAGTGTCCCAGAATGTATAAGAGGTCTTCGCAGCTTAGCGTTCCTCGATCTGTCGCAGAACAGCATCAGAGAATTACCCGGACCTGAAGGCAAGCGAACCTTTGAAGGGTTAGATTCTTTGACAGCACTTAACTTGGAACGAAACCTGATTGTGACGCTTAAAGAAGACGCATTTGCTGGTATTAAAACCACATTAAGTTCCTTGAGTCTCCTAAATAATCTTTTGCCGGAATTTCCTGCCGCTGCGATTGGCACATTAACGGAATTAAGAGTTCTCGACATAGGGTTCAACTTGTTAAACAAGCTGCCTGGAAATGCTTTTGGAAGTAATCCATCGATTACACTTCTGGCATTAGATGGTAATCCGTTACCCACAGTGCCTGCCGAAGCTCTTAGCCATTTAAACCATACCCTTCGAGGTTTAAGTATCGGAGGACGATTTCTGAATTGCGATTGTCGTCTTCGCTGGATTATAGAATGGATACGAGACGGTGAACTACAAGTGACCTCTAGAGAAAGAAATCCTCAATTCTGTGGCCACCCGCCACAGTTCCGTGAGCGCGGTTTCTACAGTTTTCAACCGAACGAGCTGGTTTGTGAGCACGAGACGACGGCTACTCCAGAAGAGTCGACCACGCCACAGAGGCAGATCAATGATTGGAAGATAAGTCAGACAACATCGACAACTGCGCGAAGTACAACCACAAGTACTACAACTACTACGACAACGGCTGCGACCAGTCCTGTGACAACTACTAGTAGTGAAGCGACGTCGAAGGCGCCCGTGACCACGACGGGCGCGTCGCGGCCCCGCCTTCCACCGGCCGTGCGGCCCGCGTCGCCCACCTGGCGACATGCCCCTCACCAGCGCCCGCCACTCGTTATGAACTTTCCCCAGAAACCAAAAGTGGACGACTCGAACGAGGTCATCGTTAAGAATGCCTACAGGCAAGACAACTCCGTCATTATACAGTGGGACTCAGACGTAGCCAATATTCTTGGATTCAGAGTGGTGTACAGATTGTttggtgataaaagtttcaagCAAGGCCCGCCGCTTGAAGCCAGCGAGCGagaatttaaaatcaaaaacgtTCCATCCCAG GAATGTATAGTGGTATGCGTTATCTCGCTAGAAGAAGTGCACGTGAGCCCCGAAACGGTGCCGTACTCGCAGTGCCGCGAGGTGCGCACCGTGTCCGCCGCCGCCTCCAACATGGACAAGATCACCATCGCCGCCAGCGCCGCCATCTGCGGCACCATCGTGGTGGCAGTTCTCGTGTTCGCGGCGGCATCTCGCCGGCGAGCGAGGACGGTGCACAGACTGCACAACGACAAGCTGCCAGGCGCCTGCTGCGGCGCGCTCGGCACCCCCAGCCCGGGCGGCCCGTTGTCCTCCCTCGCCACGCTCGGCGCGTTCGGCAAGCAGCGTGAGTGGGATCAAGTGTCGGCTTACAGCGCACGTTCGATCCCGCGAGCACGAACCTATACCGAACCGGCTCCCCCCGATCCCCTGCCCGGCCGGCCCGGCCGCGCCCGCTCCCTCGCCGACGGCCAATCTCAGCATAGTTACGCGCCCTCGGCCCGCTACGGGATGCCCGGCTACCCGGGCAGCCTCCTCGGATCTCGAACCG ATCTCCGTCAGTCGCGGCAGTCCCTAGGGGCGGCATCGGAGCGTGCGTCGCGGCTGTCACtgagcggcgcggcgggcggtgCGACGGGCGGCACGGGCAACTCGCGCCGGCGGCCGCGCTCGCGCTCGCGGCCCGCCAGCAGGTACAGCGTGGGCTCGCTCGGCATGGGCTACTGCGATACGTCCGACAACTGGACCGACCACGACATGGACATCTATATGGCCCGGAACCCGACGACGCGGGGCGGCCTGGTGCCGTTATAG